The Eubacterium maltosivorans genome includes the window ATTCATATTTTGGTATTATTTGGAATGGTATCACCTGATATTATCTGGGACACCACCATCACTGATAAAGCGTCCGTCGTTATTTCCGAATGGATTGCTATTTTCTTCATTCTACTTTTTGTCTTTGGCATACTGCTTAAGCTAAATTATCTTCCCATAAAAGGCTTACGGAAAAGCGCTGACAGCATTCTCTGGATCATGAGTCTCTATTATCTGCTGAATATCGTCGGCAACTTCATGTCTGACAATCCCATTGAAAAGCTTGTATATGCCCCTCTAACACTGATAATGATCCTGATGGCGCTTCGCTTGATCTTTGCAAAGGATCTTAATTCAAAGTACAGACGCAGGCCCCAGAAACGGTCTCAAAAAATACGAAGAGCTTCCTGAAACAGGAAGCTCTTTTTTTATTTGCGTGTTACCTTTTTAATTTCATCGGTGATTTCATTCATCAGGAAGTCCGTATATGGGATTTCTTCAAACAGGAAACCATCCTTTTTCATTGGTACCAGATGGGCTGAGCTTTCACATCTGCGGCTTTGGATCTGGTCGCCAATCTCAACATCCATCAGTTCAGGGATCTCTGTCTGAAGGACTCTGCGGATCATACCAGTACAGGTAGAACCCAGTTTTTCACCCAGGATTTCTCCGATTTCTACCACCATACCAATGTTGGTATAAGGCAGCGGGCGTCCGACAGCGGGTGTGACACGCTGCAGTCTGCCTTCGGTATTGATAAAGGTTCCTGCAATTTCAGGGAAAGCCAATGCCGGAAGAACAACGTCTGCCTTCTGGGCCGCTAAAGTCAGGTGCGTATCCTGAACCATGATAAAATCATAGCCGGATAAATCCACATTGGGGTCTTCGCCAAAAATCATAATCCCTTTTGCATTGTCCAGCACTTCAGGTGTTTGAGTAACGCCTAACAGGCTGAGCGCTTTGCTGTTATTTTTTTGCTCAACTCTGAAAACACCACGTCTTGGTCCATCGCTCTTTCCTAAAAGAACCGCGATATCTGCTGCCAAGGCAGAGGCCTCTTCTGTGATATACTTGCCGCCAAGGATCACCATCGGATGTTTTGCGTTCACCAGTGCATTCCCGATCATTTCAGATTCTTCACTGATCTCAAGCGCTGCCAGAGAATCCTTCAAAGCCTCTAAACCATCAGGCGTGTCTGCTGCCTTACGGTTCTCAAGAACATATTTTGTGATTTCACCCAGGAAATCCAAATCATCATATTCGGTTGTGAACTCATCCCCGATGCGGTTCATCCCATCTTCCGCAGCATTGATAAAGAAGATAGAAGCACCGCGCTTAGAAGCCTGGCTGAGCTTATAACGCAGAACAGGATTGTTTGTCCGAAGGCATCCCAGAACCAGTATAGCGTCTGCCGAAAGGACTTCATCCATACTGTGGATTTCTCCACTGCAAGGCAGCACGTCATTTTCGCCGTGCACGGTATTGCTGAAGGAGAAGGTTTCTGCCCTCAGACTGTCTGCCAGCTTTTTGATCGTGGCAATCTCTTCAGTAGTATATTTGGGTGAAACAGCGACTTTTAAAGCTTCTGCCCCATTTCTTGCAGAAATGGTCTGTGCTTTTTTGGCAATGGCGACAAAAGCGTCGTACCAGTCTGTTTCTTCCAGCTGTCCTTTGGCATTACGGACTAACGGTTTGGTCAGGCGGTCGCCCAGCTGAACCTGGTTTGTTCCAAAACGGCCTCGGCCACACATCACACCCTCATTATTCGCAGCGTTGATGTCCGTTGATACTGCTTTCACAATGGTGTCTCCCATGGTTTCAACCACCATCTGACAGCCAGCGCTACAGTATCCACAGGTTGTCAGTGTCTTTTTCGTATCGGTCGGTACATTTTTGAAGCCTCTTGCCCGTTCTCCCAGCGCACCGGTGGGGCATACGGAAATACAGGTTCCACAGGAAATACAGCCGGAATCAGCCAGTTTCCCACCAAGAGCCGGTACTACAACCGTATCAAAGCCTCGATTCATCAGGCCAAGGGCGGTCACACCAACCACCTCATCACAGGCGCGTACACAGCGTCCGCAGAGAATACATTTATTGGGGTTGCGTACAATAAACGGATGGTCGTCCTCAAAAATCAGCTCTTCATTTTCACCGTCAAAGCGTTCGGGCACCACCTCATATTGGTTAGCATAATCTACCAGCTTACATTCGAAGTAATCGTGACAGCCACATTCCAGACAACGTGAGGCTTCTTCCTTTGCCTGCTCAAGCGTGTAGCCCTTGACAACTTCTTCAAAGGTATTTTTGCGTTCCTCTGGTGTCAGATGTGCCATTGGGGGCCGTTTATATTTCTTTTTGCCTTCCAGGTAATCTGCGTCGATATCATCTCTGGTCACATAGTAAGGCTTGCGATAGCGGATTTCACGTCCCTGCAGATATTCGTTAATGAAGCCGACAGCCTTTTTAGCTTCTCCGATGGCACGGATAGCAATGGAAGCACCGTCATTGGCGCAGTCCCCGCCTGCAAAAACGCCTTCAAGGCTCGTTGTAAAAGTTTCTTCGTCTGCAATAACTGTATTGAACTTCGTTAGCTCAAGCCCGTCCATGCCTTCAGGGTTAATCCCCTGGCCTATGGCCAGAATAACCGTGTCCACATCAATCAGTTCCGTTTCCCCTTCAATGGGAACAGGGCGGCGGCGGCCACTGGCGTCCGGTTCACCCAGCTCCATTTTCTGGAGCAGCATCTGCTTGACATGGCCGTTTTCATCCTTGATAATTTCAATTGGATTGCACAGGTTCTTAAAGATAACGCCCTCTTCCTGCGCTTCCTCGATCTCTTCCTGTTCAGCAGGCATTTCTGCTACTGTACGGCGGTACACGTTGTAGACTTCCTTTGCACCTAAACGCACAGCGCTTCTGCAGGCATCCATGGCAGTATTTCCACCGCCGACAATGGCGACCCTGTCACCCAGGTTTGTTGGTTCATTGTTGACAATTTGTCTAAGCAGCTCAATCCCGCCAATGACGCCGTCCGCGTCAACGCCCTCACAGCGCAGTCCGCTGCTGGTCCAGGCGCCAATGGCAACATACATGGCGTCGTGTTGTTTTCTCAGGCTCTCAAAAGGTAGATCCTCGCCAATGCGCACACCCGTCTTAATGGTAACGCCCATATCTTCGATCAGTTTAATTTCCTCGTCCAGAACGGTTTTGGGCAGACGGTATTCAGGAATCCCATAGCGCAGCATTCCACCAGCTTTAGGCATCGCTTCGTAAATAGTGACCGCATGTCCCGCTTTTCTCAGAAAATAAGCTGCGGTCAGGCCGCCGGGGCCGCCGCCGATAACACCGATGCTTTTGTGAGTATCCGGCGCAATTTCAGGCA containing:
- a CDS encoding FAD-dependent oxidoreductase; protein product: MKKLRININGKEVTGFAEQTILDVARENGIDIPTLCYDERTEVYGSCGLCMVEVEGNPKLLKACATPIAEGMVITTTSDRVLESRKTNLELLLSKHIGDCVAPCQLECPGQTDCQGYVGLIANGEYEEAIKLIKDRLPLPASIGRVCPHPCEKACRRGLVDEPVSILWLKRFAADLDIDKGMFMPEIAPDTHKSIGVIGGGPGGLTAAYFLRKAGHAVTIYEAMPKAGGMLRYGIPEYRLPKTVLDEEIKLIEDMGVTIKTGVRIGEDLPFESLRKQHDAMYVAIGAWTSSGLRCEGVDADGVIGGIELLRQIVNNEPTNLGDRVAIVGGGNTAMDACRSAVRLGAKEVYNVYRRTVAEMPAEQEEIEEAQEEGVIFKNLCNPIEIIKDENGHVKQMLLQKMELGEPDASGRRRPVPIEGETELIDVDTVILAIGQGINPEGMDGLELTKFNTVIADEETFTTSLEGVFAGGDCANDGASIAIRAIGEAKKAVGFINEYLQGREIRYRKPYYVTRDDIDADYLEGKKKYKRPPMAHLTPEERKNTFEEVVKGYTLEQAKEEASRCLECGCHDYFECKLVDYANQYEVVPERFDGENEELIFEDDHPFIVRNPNKCILCGRCVRACDEVVGVTALGLMNRGFDTVVVPALGGKLADSGCISCGTCISVCPTGALGERARGFKNVPTDTKKTLTTCGYCSAGCQMVVETMGDTIVKAVSTDINAANNEGVMCGRGRFGTNQVQLGDRLTKPLVRNAKGQLEETDWYDAFVAIAKKAQTISARNGAEALKVAVSPKYTTEEIATIKKLADSLRAETFSFSNTVHGENDVLPCSGEIHSMDEVLSADAILVLGCLRTNNPVLRYKLSQASKRGASIFFINAAEDGMNRIGDEFTTEYDDLDFLGEITKYVLENRKAADTPDGLEALKDSLAALEISEESEMIGNALVNAKHPMVILGGKYITEEASALAADIAVLLGKSDGPRRGVFRVEQKNNSKALSLLGVTQTPEVLDNAKGIMIFGEDPNVDLSGYDFIMVQDTHLTLAAQKADVVLPALAFPEIAGTFINTEGRLQRVTPAVGRPLPYTNIGMVVEIGEILGEKLGSTCTGMIRRVLQTEIPELMDVEIGDQIQSRRCESSAHLVPMKKDGFLFEEIPYTDFLMNEITDEIKKVTRK